The genomic stretch TGTTGACAGACAGTTAAGAGGTAGAGCTGGCCGTCAGGGAGATCCAGGAAGTTCTCAATTCTATGTATCTCTAGAAGATAACTTAATGCGTCTATTCGGTTCTGAAAGAATTGCTAAAATGATGGATAGAATGGGTCATAAAGAGGGGGAAGTTATTCAGCACTCTATGATCAGTAAGTCTATTGAAAGAGCTCAGAAAAAAGTGGAAGAGAACAACTTCGGAACAAGAAAGAGACTTCTTGAATATGATGACGTAATGAACAAACAACGTGACGTAATCTATAAGAGAAGAAAGAATGCTCTGTTTGGGGACCACTTGAAGTATGACATCACAAACATGATTTTTGATGTAGCTAATTCTATCGTTGCAAAAGGAAAAGCTACAGGAAATTATAAAGATTTTGAATTTGATATCATTAAAACATTTACCATGGAATCTCCGGTTTCTCAAAGTGATTTTAATAATAAAAACATTCAGGATCTAACGAATATCTTATTCAAAGCGGCTCAGGAAGATTATCAGATGAAGCTGAACCTATTGAAGGAAAAATCATTCCCAATCATTGAAAATGTATATCAAAACCAAGGTTCAATGTTTAAGATGATTCAGGTTCCTTTCACAGACGGGCACAAAACAATGACTATTGTAGCTGACCTTAAGGAGGCTTATGATACTCAGTGCGAAAGCTTAATCAACGATTTTGAAAAGAATATCACTTTATCTATCATTGATGAAAACTGGAAACTTCACCTTCGTGAGATGGACGACTTAAGAAGATCTTCTCAGGGAGCTGTTTATGAGCAGAAAGATCCGCTTGTAATTTACAAACAGGAATCTTTCCACTTATTCAGTGAAATGATCGAAAAATTGAATAAAGAAATTATTTCTTTCTTATATAAAGGAGAAATTCCTGCATAAGAAATAGTTAACAATATCATTAAAAAACCGCTCTGGCATTGGCTGGAGCGGTTTTTTGTTATTGATTATATAATCGTTTTATGATAAATATCAATATTATTGTTTATTTAGAATAGTTAAAAACAATATATTTGCATAAAATTTGACTTTCATGAAAAATGTACTGATTTGTGCTTCTGCACTGGGAACAATGCTGGTTTCTGCCCAAAAAAAAGATTCATTGACCACAAAAAGCATTGATGAAGTAGTTATTAGTACGTATGTAAAGAAAGACAGTGATTACTCCAACAAAATGCCTTTAAAAGCCATAGAAGATCCACAAGTTTACTCTTCAATTGGTAAAGGAGTTTTAGAAAATCAATTGCTATTCACTGTAGATGATGCCTTCAGAAATGTAGCTGGTGCGCAGAAAATGTGGAGTGCAACCAACAGAGCAGGAGATGGTGGAATTTTTCTTAATTTAAGAGGATTTGTAGCAGGAAACTCTATAAGAAACGGAATGGTAGCTCCTATTACCACTTCAATGGATGCTATAAACATCGAAAGAATTGAAATTCTAAAAGGTCCTTCTGCCACTCTATTCGGAAGTAATGTGACCTCGTATGGAGGGGTTGTGAACAGAATCACTAAAAAGCCTTATGAAACATTTGGAGGTGCTTTATCTCTAGCCGGAGGAAGCTATAACTATTACAGAGTACAGGCAGATGTAAATGCCCCTGTTACCAATGACAAAAAATTATTGTTCAGGTTAAATACAGCCTATACCAATCAGGGAACATTCCAGAAAACCAATGCTAAAAATTCTTTTTATGCATTTACTCCTTCCCTTACCTATCGTCCTACAGAAAACCTAGAGATTAATGCAGAATTAGAAATGTTTGAAACCAATGCCTATCCAGAACCGGCATTTTTCTTCTATTCATCAAGTGCCGCACTTGGGGCTGACAACATGAATAAAATGAGGGAGCTTGGCTATGATTACAAGCAAACTTATGCTGGTGATGGTCTTAAAACAACGGCAAAAGCAAGAAATTTTTTCGGACAGGTTAATTATAAAATAAACGATTTTATCAAATCATCAACAAACGTAAGTACTTCATATTCTTACTCAGATGGTTTTAATCCATATTATTACTTTGCTCCAAACCCGGTCAATCCTTCTGAAATTGGGGTTTCAAGAGCAGACCAATCGACCAAGGACAGCAAAAGAACTTATTTCCAACTGCAACAGAATTTCAACGCTGATTTTAAAATCGGAAATGTAAGAAACAGAACAGTAGCGGGTTTCGATTATATGAGAATGAATGATAATCAGTTTTTCATGTTCACTGATTTTGACTGGGTTCCATTTAACGCTGCCAATTATGCTAACATGAATGGTGAAACTTTAGCTGCAAAGTATAAAAGTTTGCAAGGTGGACCTAATTTTGACCGTGATAACACCTATGTAAGCACAGGTAAAAAGGATGTCTACAGTGGATATATTTCCAATGTTATTACCCCTGTAACAGGCCTTAATATCCTTACTTCTTTACGATACGAGAGTGTCGATTTTAAAGGTGGTCAAACTGGACAAAACCCAACTCCAGCATATACTCAGGGTGCCTGGTCTCCCAAATTAGGGATTGTTTATCAGATTATTCAGGATAAAGTCTCTGTTTTCGGAAATTATCAGAATAGCTTCACAAGCAATGGATACTATATTTCAGATGCAAACTCCAACGTAACGCTTTCCGATCCAGAAAGAGCTAATCAATTTGAGGGTGGCTTCAAAGCAAGCCTTATTAAGGGAAGAATCAGCACAACCTTAAGCTATTACAATATCAAGGTAAAGAACACGCTCCTTAATGTTGGATATACAGCTCAGGGAAGAGCTATCCAAAGGCAGGCTGGTTCTTTAACAAGCCAAGGTGTTGAATTGGAAGCCAATGCTTACCTAATCAAAGGGTTCTCAGTAATTGCAGGAGTAAGCTATAATGATATGAAGTATACGGTAGCTGATGAGCCTGTTATGGGAAGAAGACCTGCAACAGCTTCATCTCCATGGTTGGTTAATTTCAATGCAAGCTATCAGTTCTTAGACGGAAATTTAAAAGGTCTCGGATTTGGTGTTGGAGGAAATTATGCCAGCGATAACAAAATTGTCAATTCCACAACAATGGGAACATTTATCCTTCCAAAATATCTTGTTATGAATGCCAATGTATTCTATGATACTGCAAAATTCAGAATTGGAGTAAAAGTAGACAACTTTACCAACGAATATTACTGGAACGGATATACTACTGCCAACGCACAGCCACTTGCTAATGTAGTGGGAAGCTTTACTTATAAATTCTAAACTGTTACAATAAATTACTACCCCTTATAAACAATGAAAAAACTGACGATAGGAGCGGCGTTATTAACATCCATGTTAACATTTGCCCAGGAAAAAAAAGACACCATCAAATCCAACAATATTGAAGAAGTAGTTGTTAACGGCAGGTATTATCAAAGGTACAAACTGAATGAAGTTTCAGGTTCATTAAGGATTCAGACACCGATTCTTGAGCTTCCTCAAAACGTACAGTCGGTAAACTCACAAGTTCTTTCCGACCAGATTACATTGAATATGTCCGAAGGAATTGTTCGTAATGTGAGTGGGGCCAGAAAGGTAGAACATTGGGACAATGTGTACTCCAATGTTTTCATGAGAGGAGCCAGTATATCAACTTTTATGAACGGAATGAATGTATCCTCAACTTGGGGGCCTATTAATCCTGATGCCTCTATTATAGACAGGATAGAGTTTGTAAAAGGGCCGGCGGGATTTATGGGTTCGATGGGAGACCCCGCAGGATTTTATAACGTTGTAACCAAAAAACCAACCGGAAAATTTGCCAACAGTGTACGTTTCACAACAGGAAGTTATAACCTTTTCCGTGGAGAAGCTGATTTAGATGGAGTTCTTGTGAAAGACGGGGTGTTAGATTACCGCATCAACTTAATGGGAAGTTCTAATAAATCCTGGGTAGAAAATGACAAGACAAGCAAAATTATTGTTGCGCCTTCCATCACTTTCAGACCAACAAAATCAACAACGTTTACGGCACAATATAACTATCAGTATTTAAAATTCAATCAACCCGGAGCTTATCTGATGTCTAATGACGGCTATGCTTCCCTAGATGTACATACAAACTTTAATGATCCCAACTTCAAACAAACTGAAGTAATAGACCAGAGCTTATTCTTAAGCTTAGACCAGAAGCTTTCACAAGATTGGGTTTGGAGCACACAATATGCTTATATGGACCTTAACTATGACGGAGGGTCGTGGTGGGGAACTTTTGACTCTGCTAATAAAAATGTTTTAAACAGAACATTAAGCAACTGGCAGGCAAAAGGGAAAAACCACATTTTCCAGACCTACGTAAGGGGTAAACTTACTACAGGAAACATTGTTCATAAAATTATTGCAGGATTTGATTACGGAGACAGAAAATATATTGCAGATTTTTCTTCCTATTCAAAAGTTGTGGATGGTAAAGAAACCTTACAATTCCCCATTGATATTTATCATGTAAACTATGGAGTAGATCCTTCCAGGCTACCTTCTTCTGACTTTTATACATTAAACACTTCAGCTCCCTATTATAATGATCAGGGA from Chryseobacterium indologenes encodes the following:
- a CDS encoding TonB-dependent siderophore receptor, giving the protein MKNVLICASALGTMLVSAQKKDSLTTKSIDEVVISTYVKKDSDYSNKMPLKAIEDPQVYSSIGKGVLENQLLFTVDDAFRNVAGAQKMWSATNRAGDGGIFLNLRGFVAGNSIRNGMVAPITTSMDAINIERIEILKGPSATLFGSNVTSYGGVVNRITKKPYETFGGALSLAGGSYNYYRVQADVNAPVTNDKKLLFRLNTAYTNQGTFQKTNAKNSFYAFTPSLTYRPTENLEINAELEMFETNAYPEPAFFFYSSSAALGADNMNKMRELGYDYKQTYAGDGLKTTAKARNFFGQVNYKINDFIKSSTNVSTSYSYSDGFNPYYYFAPNPVNPSEIGVSRADQSTKDSKRTYFQLQQNFNADFKIGNVRNRTVAGFDYMRMNDNQFFMFTDFDWVPFNAANYANMNGETLAAKYKSLQGGPNFDRDNTYVSTGKKDVYSGYISNVITPVTGLNILTSLRYESVDFKGGQTGQNPTPAYTQGAWSPKLGIVYQIIQDKVSVFGNYQNSFTSNGYYISDANSNVTLSDPERANQFEGGFKASLIKGRISTTLSYYNIKVKNTLLNVGYTAQGRAIQRQAGSLTSQGVELEANAYLIKGFSVIAGVSYNDMKYTVADEPVMGRRPATASSPWLVNFNASYQFLDGNLKGLGFGVGGNYASDNKIVNSTTMGTFILPKYLVMNANVFYDTAKFRIGVKVDNFTNEYYWNGYTTANAQPLANVVGSFTYKF
- a CDS encoding TonB-dependent siderophore receptor, coding for MKKLTIGAALLTSMLTFAQEKKDTIKSNNIEEVVVNGRYYQRYKLNEVSGSLRIQTPILELPQNVQSVNSQVLSDQITLNMSEGIVRNVSGARKVEHWDNVYSNVFMRGASISTFMNGMNVSSTWGPINPDASIIDRIEFVKGPAGFMGSMGDPAGFYNVVTKKPTGKFANSVRFTTGSYNLFRGEADLDGVLVKDGVLDYRINLMGSSNKSWVENDKTSKIIVAPSITFRPTKSTTFTAQYNYQYLKFNQPGAYLMSNDGYASLDVHTNFNDPNFKQTEVIDQSLFLSLDQKLSQDWVWSTQYAYMDLNYDGGSWWGTFDSANKNVLNRTLSNWQAKGKNHIFQTYVRGKLTTGNIVHKIIAGFDYGDRKYIADFSSYSKVVDGKETLQFPIDIYHVNYGVDPSRLPSSDFYTLNTSAPYYNDQGVKYTSYYAQDQIEMFDNKLRLTLAGRYTNGKTYSAYPNLSPGSPIIPDKAGEFTPRVGISYSISENFSAYGIYDKTFTPQSGTGINKTKITDPFRGQNIEFGLKKDWFGGKWNSTFAVYEIRRENILVSGPKEQNDGNPFQIASGEQRARGFETDIKGEIVKGLNIIINYAYTDAKTIKDTNPANIGVQSPGNAKNVQNTWISYRFEHGIMKGFGISAGYQYQGGRQSWYGVDAKKDQSLPDYFDTNFGLSYVAKKFDVNLLLNNTLNRKLYSGYRGDAGEYAWIYNAPRNWRLSIGYKF